The following are from one region of the Bactrocera oleae isolate idBacOlea1 chromosome 6, idBacOlea1, whole genome shotgun sequence genome:
- the LOC106617933 gene encoding armadillo repeat-containing protein 8 — protein MWTLAQEANWEELKYVISNGDGVDCREALIKIKDAVIGSNKQKGALISHDLVPVILNTCIDQDQSPDRKMDALVILGSLAKGSEEQVELLVKQYNVVPYLLKEIVSKNNSKKGVETCLSTLRSIFEHPCAPKENFLANTDVLKHFLRLASAGSSLKTQICITSILESVCQTNEDQLRLLHAGTLHILSRMICYDNEDIQIPALRCLSCMCYSNRSVADNICVISFQGRSLPDILNSLTSRLFSAEIQLTAARCLTYIYRSGTLPSTDNRISQKALPTLARLCAESFDHSIIASASETLAYLIEIDSELQRTAAITNHLLKSLSDLLQSQDPAVKQAALCCFASLGANDEAIRKRLMDTYGLINAILNGLKDSNSQVKLSAIRCLHSLSRSVQQLRTTFQDYTIWEPLMGIFATETSIEFLVAVTSTICNLLLEFSPSKEPIINAGIIERLCQYTMHTDPSLRLNSIWALMNMSFQSEMYVKTDIINTLGTKRILELVNDTDTRIVMKTLGLLRNLLSKTHHIEIIMRAYSCEVLEAINKLLESDHSSEVKEQAFCIIGNIAAEDENGDYIIMDNKIMAHLAAFLFHPDMKLQAGALFAIYNLVHRKDSWSMEKYSRLSESNIIKNVNELNKKTTRNKAQCEDYISRTLKQIVIQCKHFYPEILQ, from the exons atgtGGACTCTAGCTCAGGAAGCAAATTGGGAAGAACTAAAATATGTTATCTCGAATGGTGATGGTGTTGACTGCCGAGAGgcattaataaaaatcaaagatGCAGTTATTGGTAGCAACAAACAAAAAGGTGCACTCATCTCGCATGACTTGGTGCCTGTCATACTCAACACTTGCATCGACCAAGATCAAAGCCCAGATCGGAAAATGGATGCACTGGTCATATTAG GTTCATTGGCGAAAGGATCGGAAGAACAAGTTGAGCTGCTAGTGAAACAATATAATGTCGTACCatatttgttaaaagaaattgtttcaAAGAATAATAGTAAAAAAGGCGTTGAAACGTGTCTCAGCACATTGCGGTCAATATTTGAACATCCATGCGCTCCCAAAGAAAACTTTCTGGCCAACACGGatgttttgaaacattttttgc GTCTTGCTTCTGCGGGTAGctcattaaaaacacaaatatgcatAACCAGCATACTTGAGTCGGTGTGTCAGACAAACGAGGATCAACTGCGACTTCTGCATGCCGGCACATTGCATATATTATCTCGCATGATTTGCTATGACAACGAAGATATACAAATACCGGCGCTACGTTGTTTATCCTGCATGTGCTATTCAAATCGATCGGTCGCTGACAATATTTGTGTTATAAG TTTTCAAGGCAGATCTCTGCCAGACATACTCAATTCTCTAACTTCGAGACTGTTTTCTGCTGAAATACAGTTAACCGCGGCCAGATGCTTAACCTATATTTACAGGTCGGGTACTCTGCCCTCAACGGATAATAGAATATCGCAAAAAGCGCTTCCCACCTTAGCCCGCTTATGTGCCGAAAGTTTTGATCACTCTATTATAGCGTCTGCTTCGGAAACGCTAGCCTATCTTATAGAG attGATTCGGAACTGCAACGCACCGCCGCAATTACGAATCACTTGCTGAAATCGCTATCCGATTTATTGCAAAGTCAAGACCCTGCAGTCAAACAAGCGGCGCTCTGTTGTTTTGCATCTTTAGGAGCGAATGATGAGGCAATCAGAAAGCGTTTAATGGACACATATGGTCTGATAAATGCTATATTAAATGGATTAAAAGATTCCAACTCACAG gTAAAATTGTCTGCCATTAGATGTCTACACTCGCTGTCGAGATCTGTGCAACAGTTACGCACCACATTTCAG gACTACACAATTTGGGAACCACTGATGGGTATATTTGCAACCGAAACTTCTATTGAATTCCTGGTTGCTGTTACTTCAACCATTTGCAATCTACTTTTGGAATTTTCACCATCCAAGGAACCCATAATTAATGCCGGCATTATTGAGAGATTGTGCCAATATACTATGCATACGGATCCCTCCCTAAGATTAAATAGCATATGGGCTTtaatgaatatgtcatttcagTCCGAAATGTATGTGAAAACTGATATTATTAATACGCTTGGTACCAAGCGTATATTGGAGTTGGTGAACGATACCGATACCAGGATTGTGATGAAAACATTAGGGCTGTTAAGAAATTTATTGAGTAAAACTCATCatattgaaataattatgaGAGCGTATTCATGTGAAGTGCTCGAAGCTATTAATAAGTTACTAGAATCCGATCATTCGTCGGAAGTTAAAGAACAAGCGTTCTGTATTATTGGCAATATTGCAGCTGAAGATGAGAATGGTGATTACATTATAATGGATAATAAAATCATGGCTCACTTGGCTGCCTTTCTG ttccatCCTGATATGAAACTTCAAGCGGGCGCACTTTTTGCTATCTACAATCTCGTACATCGGAAGGATTCATGGTCAATGGAAAAGTATTCTCGACTAAGTGAATCGAATATCATtaagaatgttaatgaattaaataagaaaactaCTCGGAACAAAGCACAATGTGAAGATTATATAAGCCGAACTTTAAAGCAAATTGTTATACAATGTAAACATTTCTACCCGGAGATTTTAcagtaa